The genomic window GCTCTTCCAGGGTCATAAAAACAGATGTTCGCGTGGTGGCTGCCTCCAATGTCAACATACCAGACGCGATACAGAGCGGAAAATTCCGTCAGGATCTTTATTACAGGCTGAATACGGTGCCAATCCATATTCCCACGCTGAACCAGCGAAAGGAGGATATCATTCTTCTGTTCAGGAAATTTGCATCTGATTTTGCCGAACGCTACCGGATGCCATCCATCCAGGTAAGCGAAGAAGCCCAGGAATACCTGATCAATTACCGGTGGCAGGGAAATGTAAGGCAACTGAAAAACGTTACGGAGCAGATCAGTATCATTGAAGAGAACAGGTTCATCACCCTGGATACCCTGAAGAAGTATCTGCCTGATACGCATTATACGGAGCTGCCCGTACTTTATAGTGGCGAACGTCCTGGCACTGGCATCTCCGAAAGGGACCTGCTGTACAAGGTACTGTTTGATATGCGGAGAGACATCAATGACATGAAACAGCTGATTGCCGAAATCATGCAATCAGAAGGGGTGGATCAGGGGATCCGGGATAACAGTTCCCATATCCTGAATCAACTTTATCCTGAAACAGAATCCTACGGAGCCGGGATACAGGAGATGAAGATCCATCCCAAAAGCTCCGTTCCCATGGAGGAACCGATCCAGCCTTCTGAAGTTCTGGAGGAATCCCTTTCCCTGGCAAAGAAGGAGATGGATATGATCAGGAAGGCCCTCGATAAACACGCCGGTAAACGAAAAAATGCGGCTCGCGAACTGGGGATCTCCGAACGTACACTTTATCGGAAAATCAAGGAATACAATATTCAGTGACAGATAGGGTCTGTGTTTTATGAAGAAAATACGTAACCAGCAAACCGGCTTGTTTTTTATACCGCTCACATTTGTGATCCTGATCTGCATGCTTATCGTTTCAGGATGTGGCGTGTATTCCTTTACCGGTGCATCCATCCCGCCCGGTGCAAAAACCATATCCATCAATTATTTTCAGAACAACGCCCTTCTTGTTCAGCCTACATTAAGCCAGCGATTGACAGACGCGTTACGCGATAAGTTCACAGGAGAGACCAGCCTCCACCTGGTCACGGAAAACGGGGATATGTCCATTGAGGGAGAGATCACAGGGTACATGGCGAACCCAATTGCTATCCAGGGAAATGAGACCGCTGCTCTTAACCGGTTGACCATAACAGTGAAGGTTAGGTTTGTCAGTCAGCTGGATGAAAAAATGAATTATGAAACGAGCTTTACCCGATACCAGGATTATGATAGCTCAAGCAGCCTGGCAGATGTGGAAGATGAACTCATTGACCAGATCAACCAGCAGCTTGTGCAGGATATTTTTGACAAGGCCGTCGTGAACTGGTAGGCTGGATGAATCATTCCAAAATACCTGTTGAATGAACCGTCAGCAGTTTGAACATTTTCTGCATTTTCCCGGTGAGCTTTCCTCTGCCCATCTGGAAGATCTCGGTGAGCTGGTAAGCTCGTTTCCTTATTGCCCGACACTTTATTTAATGCTTGCCAAGGCTCATTCCAGCGCCGACAGTGTTTATTTCCAGCGTTATCTCCACCTGGCCGCTGCACGCGCTGTCGACCGGAAACGACTCAGACAGCTTATCCTGGTGGAGCCTGGCACGCTTGCTTCATCTCACGAAATTTCAGAAGATGCCACCGAACCTGATGCCTTGCTGCCTGATCACGAACCGATGGATTTCCAGCACTTCCGTAAGCTGATCACTCAACTGGAACAGGCATTCACTGAACTACAGATGCAGCGGGATAAGCATCGGGCATATGATATAGAAAAGGAATTTGAAGGCGCCGGACGGTACCCTGTCACCCTTCCTCTTTCGGAGCAAGACCATGACAGGGAGGGATCACCTGACGGACAGAGCCTGGAAGAGGCAGGCATTCAGCCCTCAAGACCTTCTTTTTTTGATCCGGTTGACATTGCGCGTAAAAGCGTGATTGAACACGACGATGTTGCATCTGAAACCCTGGCCAGGATCTATGCCGATCAGGGGTATTTTCAAAGGGCCATAAAAATATATCAGCATTTGATGTTGAAATTCCCGGAAAAAAGTCGTTACTTTGCAGCCCAAATTAAAAAGCTGGAAAGTAACCCGGAATTTAAACATTAAGCATTATGGCTGCATATATCCTGGTAATGGTACTGATCCTCGTTGTTTGCGTCCTGTTGGGACTGATTGTCCTTGTCCAGAATCCCAAAGGGGGAGGATTGG from Bacteroidales bacterium includes these protein-coding regions:
- a CDS encoding sigma-54 dependent transcriptional regulator; translated protein: MDIQTIKQRFGIIGNSPLLDRAIDIARQVAPTDITVLINGESGTGKEVFPKIIHQLSARKHGPYIAVNCGAIPEGTIDSELFGHEKGSFTGASESRKGYFEVVNGGTIFLDEVAELPLSTQVRLLRVLESGEFMRVGSSRVIKTDVRVVAASNVNIPDAIQSGKFRQDLYYRLNTVPIHIPTLNQRKEDIILLFRKFASDFAERYRMPSIQVSEEAQEYLINYRWQGNVRQLKNVTEQISIIEENRFITLDTLKKYLPDTHYTELPVLYSGERPGTGISERDLLYKVLFDMRRDINDMKQLIAEIMQSEGVDQGIRDNSSHILNQLYPETESYGAGIQEMKIHPKSSVPMEEPIQPSEVLEESLSLAKKEMDMIRKALDKHAGKRKNAARELGISERTLYRKIKEYNIQ
- a CDS encoding LptE family protein, giving the protein MKKIRNQQTGLFFIPLTFVILICMLIVSGCGVYSFTGASIPPGAKTISINYFQNNALLVQPTLSQRLTDALRDKFTGETSLHLVTENGDMSIEGEITGYMANPIAIQGNETAALNRLTITVKVRFVSQLDEKMNYETSFTRYQDYDSSSSLADVEDELIDQINQQLVQDIFDKAVVNW